The Novipirellula aureliae genome segment CGCTACGGGGGCAAGCTGTGCTGCCGTTTCAGGGCTGCTAATACCAAAACCAATACAAATGGGTAAGTCGGTTTGATCGCGCAACCACCCAACGTTATCGATCAAATCCGTTGGCATGGCGGTTCGCTCACCTGTGATACCCGTCACGGAAACATAATACAGAAAACCAGACGACAAGTTGGCAATTCGAACTTGGCGTTCCTTGGGGGTCGTGGGCGTCACCAATTGAATCAAGCTAAAGTCAGCTGCTTGGCAGATTTTGGCAAAAGCGGAAGCTTCCTCTACCAGCAAATCGGGAACAATCGCACCTGCATAGCCAGCCTCCTTTGCTTGCTCAACATAGGAATCGAGCCCGATCCGATTGATGATCGAATAACTGACCATGGTGACGCGAGGCATCGCTAATGGGGGACTCTGGGGGCCGCCCAAAAGTCGTTTACCTAAATCGAATGCCTGCTTGAGTTTAAAGCCTCTATCCAAGGCGCGTTGGTACGAGGATTGGATGACCGGACCATCCGCGATCGGATCGCTATAAGGGATCCCCAGCTCACACAAATCCGCTCCGGACGCCTTGATACTGCGCAGGATTGCCTCGGTCGTTTCAATGTCGGGATCGCCAGCGGTAATGAATGGCATCAACGCTTTTCGATTGGAGTCTCGTAATTCGGCAAAAAGTTGGTCGATCGCTGACATGGAAATCAATCTTGATTGTATTGAACGGTATCCTCGGATTACAAACAGCG includes the following:
- the trpA gene encoding tryptophan synthase subunit alpha, with the translated sequence MSAIDQLFAELRDSNRKALMPFITAGDPDIETTEAILRSIKASGADLCELGIPYSDPIADGPVIQSSYQRALDRGFKLKQAFDLGKRLLGGPQSPPLAMPRVTMVSYSIINRIGLDSYVEQAKEAGYAGAIVPDLLVEEASAFAKICQAADFSLIQLVTPTTPKERQVRIANLSSGFLYYVSVTGITGERTAMPTDLIDNVGWLRDQTDLPICIGFGISSPETAAQLAPVADGLIVGSAIVRRMALGQDKQDTVNRVCEFVQELRQAIDK